The nucleotide sequence GCACTGGATGGCCGCCTTGACCGCACCGAGGCCGAGTGGGACACACGCCCATCGCTGGGCGTGGTGATGGCGGCCGGCGGCTATCCGGACGACTACGGCAAAGGTGATGTGATCAGTGGCCTTCAGGGCGTCGACGCCGTCGACCTGAAGGTGTTCCATGCCGGCACCAGCAGCCGCGACGGCGAGGTGGTCACCAGTGGCGGCCGTGTCCTGTGCGTCACGGCCCTGGGCGAGAGCGTCTCGGCGGCCCAGCAACGCGCCTACGAAGGCGTGCGGGCCATCCACTGGGACGGCTGCCAGTTCCGCAGCGACATCGGCTACCGCGCCATCGCCCGCGAACAGTGATCCACCCCAGCGGCCGCCCGTCCGGGCGGCCGCGTTGCCAACCAGCCCCTGTGAAGCCCCCCTGTCCTTCTGACATAATGCTTCCGTCGTAGAAAAATAACCGGGGCCACTATTCCGTATGAGCGATGACGCGACCCGCATTGATCTCCAGCGGCTGAAGCACTTTATTCCCTTTGACAGCCTCAGCGATTCGCACCTGGCGGAAATCCGCGCGCGTATCCATGTGCTGCAGCTGCCCCCTGCGCGGCTGGTTTTCAAACGCGGCCAGCCGGCCGGGCAGGCCATGTTCCTTGTCAGCGGCGCGGTGGATATCACCGACGCCAGCTTTCAGGTACGCCCCTTCCCCGCCGACGACGATGAAAACTACCTGGCCCTGGACAACTACCCCGAGCACACCGTCAACGCCATCACCACCGAACCAAGCACCTTCTACCTGCTGGAACGCAATCATCTGGACCTGCTGATGACCTGGACCCAGGCGGCGGAATCCATGCTTGAGGAAGGCGAGGACGACCGGCAAAGTGACTGGATGGATGCGCTGCTCGGTTCCGAGCTGTTTGCACAGGTCCCTCCGACGCGCATCCAGTCGCTGTTTGCAAAGTTCGAGGAACGTACCTGTCACCTGGGCGAGGAAGTCGTGCGTGAAGGCGACGGCGGCGATACCTTCTACGTCATCAAGCAGGGCAAGGCGATGGTGACCCGTCGCCAGGGTGGACGTGAGGACACGCTGGCAGCCCTCACCGCCGGCAGTTTCTTCGGCGAGGACGCGCTGATCTCTGACGCACCGCGCAATGCCACGGTCACCATGACCAGCGACGGCATCCTGATGTGCCTGGGCAAGGAGGATTTCCGCGACATCCTGCAACAGTCCGTGGTACGGCGTGTCAGCAACGACGAGCTGGACGCCCTGAATGAAGACGGCGACCGTGCCTGCGTGCTGATTGATGTTCGTTTGCCGATGGAGTTCAGGCATGATCGCACACCGGGCGCACGCAATATCCCGCTGACGGAGCTGCGTCGTGAACTACGCAGTCTGGAAAAGGATTTTATCTATGTGGTCAGTTGTGACGGGGGCCGCCGCAGTGAGCTCGGCGCCTACCTGCTCTCGGAGGCAGGCTTCGACGCCTTCGTTCTTGAGCGGCAGAGCGCGCCGCCCGAGCCGGCAGCGTCCTGACCTCTGGCTGTGGTGCCTGGCGCTGCTGTGCGCTGCACTGGCGGCGCCGGCGCAGGCCGACCCGCCGCCGCCTTTCGTCATCAATGGCCATCTCGACAGCGCCCGCATCACGGTCTATTCCGAACACCTGCTGGATGACACCGGCGAGATCGAATTCAACGATATCCTCAGCGGTGCCTACGACCGGCAGTTCGTGCCGGCGCTGCGCTCGTCCGAGTTCCTCGGCTTCAGCGACCAGCGCTGGTGGATACGGCTGGCGCTGTACAACGACACCGCCGAGCCGCAGCCGCTGCTGCTGAGCATCACGCCTGGCCTGTACGCACGCATCAGCTTCTATCGCCCGGACGCGCGCGGCATGTACCAGGCCAGCCACGGCGGCACCGACCTGTCAGCGCCCTGGGGCGACCTGCGCGCACGCGCGCCAGTCTACGCCCTGACCCTGCCGCCGGGGGCCACCGAGACCTACTACTTCAGCGTGGTGCCCGAGCGGCACATGAACTACACCCTGCATCTGAACAGCGTCGAGCATCAGTTGCAGAGCTCGCTGTGGAACGACGGCCTGTTCCTGCTGCTGTGCGGCGTGGTGCTCGGGCTGGTGCTGTACAACTTCGCGCAGAGCCTGCTGTACCGGAACACCGTGCATTTCCACTATTCGCTGTTCCTGTCCGCGCTGCTGATCACGCTGCTTGCCGGCAGTGGTTTCCTCGGTTATCAGTATCTGCCGGCCGCCGGCCTGCATCCGCACCTGGAAGCCTTTGCTGCGCTGCTTGCCATCACTACCAGCACGGCCTTCAGCCGTGCCTTCCTGAACAGCCGCACGCTGCTGCCCGGCGCGGAGCCCTGGCTGCTGGGCATGATCATTGTCGCCGGCGTGGGCGCCCTGCTGAGCTGGATGCTGCCGCCACTGCTGGCGCTGCAGATCGTGCAGGGGCTGGCCATCATCAACGCCATCATGCTGCTGTGGCTGGGCATGGCCTGCTGGCTGCGCCAGGGTGAACTGGCCGGGCTGTACCTGGTCGCGCGGCTGCCGCTGATCCTGGCCGCACTGCTGTCGATCCTGGCCGGCTTTGCCATCGTACCGATCACCCTGGACGGCCCGCTGCTGGTGCTTGCCTGCACCACGTTCGAGGCATTGCTGTTTGCCCTGGGCCTGTCGCGCAAGAGCCGCGACGACCTGCGCCAGACCCTGCGCGAACAACAGGAGGAAGCCATCACCGCCGCCACCTGGCACGCGCGCAGCGAAACCCTGGCGCGGCTGAGCCATGAAATCCGCACGCCTATGAGCGGTGTGCTGGGCATGGCGGAAATCCTGCGTGACACGCCACTGACGCCCAATCAGAAGGAATGCGTGCGCGGTATCCAGAACGCCGGCGAGAGCCTGCTGAAGATTCTCAACGACGTGCTCGAATATTCGCGCCTGGAACAGGGCCACACGGAGCTTGAGCAACTGCGCTTCGATCTGAATGAACTGGTGATGGATGCCGTCGAGCTGTTCCGCGAAAAAGCGGAGGAAAAGCAGATCGAACTGATCCCGCACGTGCACACCAACGTGCCGCAGCAGGTCGAAGGTGACCCGAACCGCATCAAGCAGGTGCTGACCAATATCCTCGGCGCCTGTATCCGCCACGCCCAGCCCGGTGAGCTGGTGATTGATGTTGCCCGCGACGCCTCCGGCCGTGCCGACCACCTGCGCTTTGAATTCGAGGGCAGCGCCCTGCAACAGGCCGGTGACGCCTTCAGCGCCCTCACCCCGCATGACAACACTGATGACGACAACGGCGACAGCACCCGGCTCGGTCTGTCCATCGCCCGGCAACTGGTCGACGCGATGGAGGGCCGCTGCGGCGTACGCC is from Isoalcanivorax pacificus W11-5 and encodes:
- a CDS encoding cyclic nucleotide-binding domain-containing protein, yielding MSDDATRIDLQRLKHFIPFDSLSDSHLAEIRARIHVLQLPPARLVFKRGQPAGQAMFLVSGAVDITDASFQVRPFPADDDENYLALDNYPEHTVNAITTEPSTFYLLERNHLDLLMTWTQAAESMLEEGEDDRQSDWMDALLGSELFAQVPPTRIQSLFAKFEERTCHLGEEVVREGDGGDTFYVIKQGKAMVTRRQGGREDTLAALTAGSFFGEDALISDAPRNATVTMTSDGILMCLGKEDFRDILQQSVVRRVSNDELDALNEDGDRACVLIDVRLPMEFRHDRTPGARNIPLTELRRELRSLEKDFIYVVSCDGGRRSELGAYLLSEAGFDAFVLERQSAPPEPAAS
- a CDS encoding hybrid sensor histidine kinase/response regulator, coding for MSGRARRPSRQRPDLWLWCLALLCAALAAPAQADPPPPFVINGHLDSARITVYSEHLLDDTGEIEFNDILSGAYDRQFVPALRSSEFLGFSDQRWWIRLALYNDTAEPQPLLLSITPGLYARISFYRPDARGMYQASHGGTDLSAPWGDLRARAPVYALTLPPGATETYYFSVVPERHMNYTLHLNSVEHQLQSSLWNDGLFLLLCGVVLGLVLYNFAQSLLYRNTVHFHYSLFLSALLITLLAGSGFLGYQYLPAAGLHPHLEAFAALLAITTSTAFSRAFLNSRTLLPGAEPWLLGMIIVAGVGALLSWMLPPLLALQIVQGLAIINAIMLLWLGMACWLRQGELAGLYLVARLPLILAALLSILAGFAIVPITLDGPLLVLACTTFEALLFALGLSRKSRDDLRQTLREQQEEAITAATWHARSETLARLSHEIRTPMSGVLGMAEILRDTPLTPNQKECVRGIQNAGESLLKILNDVLEYSRLEQGHTELEQLRFDLNELVMDAVELFREKAEEKQIELIPHVHTNVPQQVEGDPNRIKQVLTNILGACIRHAQPGELVIDVARDASGRADHLRFEFEGSALQQAGDAFSALTPHDNTDDDNGDSTRLGLSIARQLVDAMEGRCGVRHGRAGPASWFVLPLPAMVDPGVVEGDDATLQGRSILVVDDSSTMTRVIRQQALAWGMRVTASHDPREALASIRTQANLNDPYDVVLLDQRMPGMTGMQLAARVHEDPLITRTPILVMLTGINDAPTATAARNVGIHRVLGKPVSGNRLRQALAEELGAASRRKTPDLRDQAPDPGLRILVAEDHQLSQKVIRGMLAKLGLDGDVVANGREAFEAVRDGRYDLVLMDCEMPEMDGFEAARRIRDWERMHDRKAVPIIALTAHILREHRERSLAAGMNAHVPKPVELDVLRQAIVQFTAGDGMLSGSGHASDETPD